One stretch of Daphnia pulicaria isolate SC F1-1A chromosome 6, SC_F0-13Bv2, whole genome shotgun sequence DNA includes these proteins:
- the LOC124344128 gene encoding GRAM domain-containing protein 4-like isoform X1, protein MSLRGIRSRLRQGGGGGSGSGGGCDSDQGSPSRSASFFQQLAAFLGPDEPTSSKGSYSQEDDGANPGGTNLEDQLLSLVVMAKGGRSSAAAMETDAAGTASSQSDTSEPNSIEQTNFQQQQQLKQANASPGSQHMTVHRLANESSVDLTGSDRDTDKEGSLTDLNDVVRPRRSVAQSIRRRAMQSAKSGAELQEQPSNSCPGQTPRRNRFAHRDKRRSERSISLDRSIRSASIPPSLDKDDTGSTLTRNDEMSQASKEAAAGIGDTSSRLPHHRIAAWARELMDDLQSIEDETDQGQGSPKENNADDLGDSLAVKRLKNNILRFGRITGAISSSCDSIQSIRQWQSPTASILFLLVSSYAIWHGLFLVLVVAASLWKLTINYLTSQGWLRHFGWTIGGDHQDADESSNDGNKSSTSVIESVSVILQVARKVQNQLGNVCDAAEKIKNLLMWRHEASRRLYLILWLALLVTLLVPAAQLSTFVGFYLLLKVMIVDYVFFKFPRLRAKYDTSSLIWQTLPTDADLDARRKVEQGLRNAAASAANAETRTFWESFNLPPNEHPLSGWQNGLRATLVNRDKSLTSSFKSGRLFLTPSYLCFERSKTQPGKNVVIPLDRIIRLEKGNQYSWIPGGGMIIEVFVQGLDRAYTFGAIMNRDDVFNSIRDAAEGLGCIWRQDNNKSGSS, encoded by the exons ATGTCGTTAAGAGGCATTCGATCGCGATTGCGTcagggcggcggtggcggcagcggcagcggcggaGGTTGCGATTCCGATCAAGGAAGTCCCTCTAGATCAGCGTCTTTCTTTCAACAGCTGGCGGCTTTTTTGGGTCCCGATGAACCGACTTCCTCGAAAGGATCCTACTCCCAAGAG GATGACGGCGCCAATCCAGGCGGAACAAACTTGGAAGACCAACTCCTGTCGCTGGTGGTCATGGCCAAGG GAGGGAGATCGTCGGCGGCGGCCATGGAGACGGACGCGGCCGGGACTGCCAGTAGCCAATCGGATACGTCGGAACCCAACAGCATCGAGCAAACCAAttttcaacagcagcaacagctgaAACAAG CCAACGCCAGCCCGGGATCACAGCACATGACGGTCCATAGATTGGCCAACGAGAGTTCAGTCGATTTAACGGGAAGCGACCGCGATACAGACAAAGAAGGAAGTTTGACGGACTTGAACGACGTTGTCCGCCCTCGCCGTTCGGTGGCCCAGAGTATACGACGCCGAGCGATGCAATCAGCCAAATCTGGCGCCGAACTCCAGGAACAGCCGTCGAATTCCTGTCCTGGACAAACTCCTCGAAG GAACCGGTTCGCTCATCGCGATAAGAGGCGATCCGAGCGCAGCATATCGCTGGATCGTTCCATCAGAAGCGCCAGCATCCCACCATCCCTGGACAAGGACGACACTGGGTCCACTCTGACAA GAAATGACGAAATGTCGCAGGCGAGCAAggaggctgctgctggcatTGGAGACACTTCATCCCGGCTGCCTCATCACCGCATCGCCGCCTGGGCCCGCGAGCTGATGGACGATCTCCAATCGATTGAGGATGAAACGGATCAGGGACAGGGTTCGCCCAAAGAGAATAACGCCGATGATCTTGGAGACAGTCTGGCTGTCAAGAG GTTGAAGAATAACATTTTGAGATTTGGACGAATCACTGGAGCTATTTCATCCTCTTGCGATTCAATTCAGTCGATCCGCCAATGGCAGTCACCCACAGCTTCCATCTTGTTCCTTCTG gtttCCTCTTACGCCATATGGCATGGTTTGTTTCTCGTGCTAGTCGTCGCTGCCAGTCTGTGGAAGTTGACGATAAATTACCTCACTTCCCA AGGCTGGCTGCGACACTTTGGCTGGACAATTGGCGGAGATCATCAAGATGCAGACGAGTCGTCCAACGACGGAAACAAATCGTCGACTAGCGTCATCGAAAGTGTTTCCGTCATCCTCCAAGTGGCTAGAAAAGTTCAAAATCAGCTGGGCAACGTCTGCGACGCTgcggaaaaaatcaaaaa TTTGCTCATGTGGCGTCACGAAGCCTCGCGCCGGCTCTACCTGATTCTCTGGCTGGCGCTGCTCGTAACTCTTCTGGTGCCTGCAGCTCAGCTCTCCACCTTCGTTGGCTTCTACCTGCTCTTGAAAGTAATGATAGTTGACTACGTCTTCTTCAAGTTCCCGCGTCTACGTGCCAAGTACGACACGTCCTCGCTCATCTGGCAGACGCTGCCCACCGACGCCGACTTGGACGCTCGTCGCAAAGTCGAACAG GGCTTGCGCAACGCCGCAGCGTCAGCAGCCAATGCAGAGACGCGAACTTTCTGGGAATCTTTCAACCTTCCACCCAACGAGCATCCGCTGTCAG GATGGCAAAATGGGTTGCGAGCAACACTGGTGAACCGGGACAAATCACTGACGTCGTCCTTTAAGTCCGGCCGGCTCTTTCTCACCCCCAG ttatCTTTGCTTTGAACGGTCCAAGACGCAGCCGGGCAAGAACGTGGTTATTCCGCTGGACAGGATTATTCGTTTGGAAAAGGGCAACCAATACAGCTGGATACCCGGCGGTGGAATGATTATCGAAGTTTTCGTTCAAGGACTAGATCGG GCCTACACTTTCGGCGCCATCATGAACCGTGACGATGTTTTCAATAGCATCCGCGATGCGGCGGAGGGACTCGGCTGCATCTGGCgccaagacaacaacaaatccGGATCGTCATAA
- the LOC124344128 gene encoding GRAM domain-containing protein 4-like isoform X2: protein MAKGGRSSAAAMETDAAGTASSQSDTSEPNSIEQTNFQQQQQLKQANASPGSQHMTVHRLANESSVDLTGSDRDTDKEGSLTDLNDVVRPRRSVAQSIRRRAMQSAKSGAELQEQPSNSCPGQTPRRNRFAHRDKRRSERSISLDRSIRSASIPPSLDKDDTGSTLTRNDEMSQASKEAAAGIGDTSSRLPHHRIAAWARELMDDLQSIEDETDQGQGSPKENNADDLGDSLAVKRLKNNILRFGRITGAISSSCDSIQSIRQWQSPTASILFLLVSSYAIWHGLFLVLVVAASLWKLTINYLTSQGWLRHFGWTIGGDHQDADESSNDGNKSSTSVIESVSVILQVARKVQNQLGNVCDAAEKIKNLLMWRHEASRRLYLILWLALLVTLLVPAAQLSTFVGFYLLLKVMIVDYVFFKFPRLRAKYDTSSLIWQTLPTDADLDARRKVEQGLRNAAASAANAETRTFWESFNLPPNEHPLSGWQNGLRATLVNRDKSLTSSFKSGRLFLTPSYLCFERSKTQPGKNVVIPLDRIIRLEKGNQYSWIPGGGMIIEVFVQGLDRAYTFGAIMNRDDVFNSIRDAAEGLGCIWRQDNNKSGSS, encoded by the exons ATGGCCAAGG GAGGGAGATCGTCGGCGGCGGCCATGGAGACGGACGCGGCCGGGACTGCCAGTAGCCAATCGGATACGTCGGAACCCAACAGCATCGAGCAAACCAAttttcaacagcagcaacagctgaAACAAG CCAACGCCAGCCCGGGATCACAGCACATGACGGTCCATAGATTGGCCAACGAGAGTTCAGTCGATTTAACGGGAAGCGACCGCGATACAGACAAAGAAGGAAGTTTGACGGACTTGAACGACGTTGTCCGCCCTCGCCGTTCGGTGGCCCAGAGTATACGACGCCGAGCGATGCAATCAGCCAAATCTGGCGCCGAACTCCAGGAACAGCCGTCGAATTCCTGTCCTGGACAAACTCCTCGAAG GAACCGGTTCGCTCATCGCGATAAGAGGCGATCCGAGCGCAGCATATCGCTGGATCGTTCCATCAGAAGCGCCAGCATCCCACCATCCCTGGACAAGGACGACACTGGGTCCACTCTGACAA GAAATGACGAAATGTCGCAGGCGAGCAAggaggctgctgctggcatTGGAGACACTTCATCCCGGCTGCCTCATCACCGCATCGCCGCCTGGGCCCGCGAGCTGATGGACGATCTCCAATCGATTGAGGATGAAACGGATCAGGGACAGGGTTCGCCCAAAGAGAATAACGCCGATGATCTTGGAGACAGTCTGGCTGTCAAGAG GTTGAAGAATAACATTTTGAGATTTGGACGAATCACTGGAGCTATTTCATCCTCTTGCGATTCAATTCAGTCGATCCGCCAATGGCAGTCACCCACAGCTTCCATCTTGTTCCTTCTG gtttCCTCTTACGCCATATGGCATGGTTTGTTTCTCGTGCTAGTCGTCGCTGCCAGTCTGTGGAAGTTGACGATAAATTACCTCACTTCCCA AGGCTGGCTGCGACACTTTGGCTGGACAATTGGCGGAGATCATCAAGATGCAGACGAGTCGTCCAACGACGGAAACAAATCGTCGACTAGCGTCATCGAAAGTGTTTCCGTCATCCTCCAAGTGGCTAGAAAAGTTCAAAATCAGCTGGGCAACGTCTGCGACGCTgcggaaaaaatcaaaaa TTTGCTCATGTGGCGTCACGAAGCCTCGCGCCGGCTCTACCTGATTCTCTGGCTGGCGCTGCTCGTAACTCTTCTGGTGCCTGCAGCTCAGCTCTCCACCTTCGTTGGCTTCTACCTGCTCTTGAAAGTAATGATAGTTGACTACGTCTTCTTCAAGTTCCCGCGTCTACGTGCCAAGTACGACACGTCCTCGCTCATCTGGCAGACGCTGCCCACCGACGCCGACTTGGACGCTCGTCGCAAAGTCGAACAG GGCTTGCGCAACGCCGCAGCGTCAGCAGCCAATGCAGAGACGCGAACTTTCTGGGAATCTTTCAACCTTCCACCCAACGAGCATCCGCTGTCAG GATGGCAAAATGGGTTGCGAGCAACACTGGTGAACCGGGACAAATCACTGACGTCGTCCTTTAAGTCCGGCCGGCTCTTTCTCACCCCCAG ttatCTTTGCTTTGAACGGTCCAAGACGCAGCCGGGCAAGAACGTGGTTATTCCGCTGGACAGGATTATTCGTTTGGAAAAGGGCAACCAATACAGCTGGATACCCGGCGGTGGAATGATTATCGAAGTTTTCGTTCAAGGACTAGATCGG GCCTACACTTTCGGCGCCATCATGAACCGTGACGATGTTTTCAATAGCATCCGCGATGCGGCGGAGGGACTCGGCTGCATCTGGCgccaagacaacaacaaatccGGATCGTCATAA
- the LOC124344186 gene encoding galactosylgalactosylxylosylprotein 3-beta-glucuronosyltransferase P-like encodes MVPRAPLSKLAAGLFFISFLIYLVIITRLEGGQFGHVADPASFSSRMLMNHPASGSGDGSILHETISNSGVITAIDNMVNQIGTAGTELTENRVKDISNEIAKQIADYVVQKLGKTATNSNVCYGCWKHGNTTDLPVIYLVTPTYRRPEQIPDLTRLAQTLLNVPAVHWIVVEDSSTLSPVIASLLKRYGIPHTHLKAQMPEKYKKSKLKPRGVANRNAALDWVRSNCKSGVVYFADDDNTYDIRLFEEMRFTKKVSMWPVGLVTKVGLSSPVVNDKGVVVDFFDGWMANRKFPVDMAGFAVSVQLVLEKSDVYMPYVPGHEEDGFLKKLDITPADIEPKADRCTQIFVWHTQTKSNSPANRTTAAGKRYKGTNIDILQEWVV; translated from the exons ATGGTTCCGCGAGCGCCGCTCTCTAAACTGGCGGCCGGCCTTTTCTTCATCAGTTTCCTCATTTATCTAGTCATCATCACTCGGCTGGAAGGCGGCCAGTTTGGCCATGTTGCTGATCCGGCTTCCTTCAGTTCCCGAATGCTCATGAATCATCCGGCCAGCGGTTCGGGAGATGGCAGCATTCTACACGAAACCATCTCAAATTCAGGTGTCATCACTGCTATTGACAATATGGTCAACCAAATCGGCACGGCAGGGACGGAACTGACCGAAAATCGGGTCAAAGATATCAGTAATGAAATCGCAAAGCAGATCGCCGATTACGTCGTCCAGAAACTCGGCAAAACCGCCACAAACAGCAATGTGTGCTACGGATGCTGGAAGCACGGCAACACCACCG ATTTGCCCGTTATCTATCTGGTGACACCGACTTACAGGAGACCCGAACAGATTCCGGATCTGACACGATTGGCCCAGACGCTGCTCAACGTGCCAGCCGTCCACTGGATCGTCGTCGAAGATAGCAGCACTCTCTCCCCTGTCATCGCTTCCCTTCTGAAACGCTATGGAATACCACACACGCATCTTAAAG CTCAAATgcctgaaaaatataaaaaatcgaAGCTCAAGCCACGAGGGGTCGCCAACCGAAACGCGGCGCTCGACTGGGTGCGTAGCAATTGCAAATCGGGCGTGGTTTACTTTGCGGACGACGACAACACCTACGACATCAGACTTTTCGAAGAG ATGCGGTTCACCAAGAAAGTGTCGATGTGGCCAGTGGGGCTTGTGACTAAAGTTGGCTTGAGCTCGCCCGTCGTTAACGATAaaggcgtcgtcgtcgacttTTTTGACGGCTGGATGGCCAATCGAAAGTTCCCCGTGGACATGGCTGGATTCGCCGTCAGCGTGCAGCTCGTCCTCGAG aaATCCGATGTGTACATGCCTTACGTTCCCGGTCACGAAGAGGACGGCTTCCTAAAGAAACTCGATATCACGCCCGCTGATATTGAACCAAAAGCGGATCGGTGCACTCAA ATCTTCGTTTGGCACACGCAGACCAAATCCAACAGCCCGGCTAACAGGACAACGGCGGCCGGAAAACGGTACAAAGGAACGAACATCGACATCCTCCAGGAATGGGTCGTCTGA